The Candidatus Poribacteria bacterium genomic interval CATCATCAATATCCGTGAGTCTTTGATTGGCGAGAGGCTGGAGAATCCCAGCGATGTGGTCCGGCTCCATCAAAAAGCGCTGCGTAATGGGCTTGATATTCAGCAGATCCACCACGCCTATAGCGGTGCAGACATCGCGTTATGGGACATCGTCGGACAGAGGTTGGGAGAGCCGATTTATCGCCTACTTGAGCCGCAGAGCCAAAGCCACTCCAAGCTGCCGTATGCCTCCGTCCTTTTTGGCGATACCCCCGAAGAAACCTATCAGATTGCGGCGCAGTTGCACGAGCAAGGGTATCGTGCTGCAAAGTTTGGGTGGGGACCGATGGGAAAATTCGGTGAGGAAAACGACGTGGCGTTGGTTCGTGCAGCACGCGAGGGTATGGGAGAAGATGCGCAGATTATGATTGATGCCGGCGTCGTCTGGGGCGAAGACTATGAAACGGCTTACGCCCGGGCAAAACAGTTTGCCCAGTTTTCGCCTACATGGTTGGAAGAACCGCTCGCTCCCGACGCGATCGAGGCATATATGGGGTTATCAAAGCAGCGTCCGCCGGTGCCAATCGCTGCGGGTGAAGGCTCTGGGACGTATCGTTTGGCGGAGGACCTTATCCTGCATGGCGGGATTCAGTTTGTGCAGATCGATGTCGGACGTATCGGCGGCATCACAGCGGCTTTCCGTGTCCGACAACTTGCCGAACAGCACGGAATTCAGTATGTGAATCACACCTTCAAAAGCCATTTGAGTCTTGCTGCATCGCTGCATGTGTTTGCGACAAACGAATCATTCGATCTGTTGGAATATCCGGCTGAAGGGTCTAAACTCGCTCAACGTCTGACAGTTGAGCGGTTGGAAGTTGGATCTGATGGAAAAGTGGCGTTGACGGGTAAACCGGGGCTAGGCGTGCATGTTGATACAGAGACGATGGGTGCATATTTAGCCCCAGTGCAGATTCAGGTTGGTAACGAGATTGTCTTTGAGCCGATTGAGCTCTGATGTTACCCTGCGCGGCGCGAACTTGCTTGACTGAATCTAATAATGGAGAAGAAAATGATCCCGAAATATCTAGCCCCCTTGATTTTGACCCTTGTTATTATTGCCTGTGTAATTTTCGTTTCTTGCGGGGATGAGGGAGAAGTGATGACACCTGAGCCACCCGTCCCACAACAACCGTCACCGGATGAACTGATGCCTGA includes:
- a CDS encoding mandelate racemase/muconate lactonizing enzyme family protein; this encodes MKIIAVDPFYLKMPQITDAADGTQDTLVVRIQTDEGITGWGECDASPLVSLAAYCCPMSHGNIINIRESLIGERLENPSDVVRLHQKALRNGLDIQQIHHAYSGADIALWDIVGQRLGEPIYRLLEPQSQSHSKLPYASVLFGDTPEETYQIAAQLHEQGYRAAKFGWGPMGKFGEENDVALVRAAREGMGEDAQIMIDAGVVWGEDYETAYARAKQFAQFSPTWLEEPLAPDAIEAYMGLSKQRPPVPIAAGEGSGTYRLAEDLILHGGIQFVQIDVGRIGGITAAFRVRQLAEQHGIQYVNHTFKSHLSLAASLHVFATNESFDLLEYPAEGSKLAQRLTVERLEVGSDGKVALTGKPGLGVHVDTETMGAYLAPVQIQVGNEIVFEPIEL